The following are encoded in a window of Flavobacterium cupriresistens genomic DNA:
- a CDS encoding sterol desaturase family protein has product MGVIHNPQKNLARDFGISLFIYSLPVLAIYLYFKLNNGIIAESHLTLPSFLEFAKPVFANIRSWGLIVFMLILGVIEFAAGLYDDQWTGQERKVDIICFLAPKLLLPPVIAFFSLTALPFLIPNLANTLSWVPFWGGFFLIAVADDLTQYWYHRLHHQVPFLWRFHRTHHSAPYMGMAMASRQNFIYTVFFSQIYLTATLTFLGLGLPALFVTVIKSFITLGAHSSIAWDKPFYKYRILHPIAWVLERFISTPATHHAHHADTSGDGVGHFKGNFGNMFFLWDIIFGTGLITRKFPKSYGMKSYKQEEWYAQFLWPIFKSKKEGSALADGVFAAPLAQKANNYSNVNIPSNVPAPAGPAYYEHVES; this is encoded by the coding sequence ATGGGAGTAATTCACAATCCACAAAAAAACTTAGCAAGAGACTTTGGAATCAGTCTTTTTATATACAGCTTGCCAGTATTGGCCATTTATTTATATTTCAAACTAAACAATGGTATCATAGCAGAATCACACCTTACGCTGCCTTCATTTTTAGAATTTGCGAAGCCGGTCTTTGCCAACATCCGCAGTTGGGGTCTAATCGTTTTCATGCTTATACTGGGCGTTATTGAATTCGCTGCGGGTCTTTATGACGATCAATGGACAGGACAAGAACGCAAAGTAGACATCATCTGTTTTTTGGCTCCAAAACTACTATTACCTCCTGTAATTGCGTTTTTCAGTTTAACCGCTTTGCCTTTTCTAATTCCCAACTTAGCAAACACGCTTTCCTGGGTTCCGTTTTGGGGTGGCTTTTTCCTGATTGCCGTAGCCGATGATTTAACGCAGTACTGGTACCATCGTTTGCATCATCAGGTTCCGTTTTTATGGCGTTTTCACAGAACACACCATTCGGCTCCTTACATGGGAATGGCGATGGCATCAAGACAGAATTTTATTTATACCGTTTTCTTTTCACAAATTTATTTGACCGCGACCTTAACGTTTTTAGGTTTAGGATTACCCGCTTTGTTTGTTACGGTTATAAAAAGTTTTATCACATTGGGTGCCCATTCCAGTATTGCCTGGGATAAACCTTTTTACAAATACAGAATATTGCATCCGATTGCCTGGGTTTTAGAACGTTTTATTTCGACTCCCGCCACACATCATGCGCATCATGCTGACACAAGTGGCGATGGTGTTGGTCATTTTAAAGGCAACTTTGGTAATATGTTTTTTCTTTGGGACATCATCTTCGGAACAGGTTTGATCACTCGCAAATTTCCAAAATCGTATGGAATGAAATCGTACAAACAAGAAGAATGGTATGCCCAGTTTCTTTGGCCGATTTTCAAATCTAAAAAAGAAGGAAGTGCTTTGGCTGATGGCGTTTTTGCTGCTCCCCTTGCACAAAAAGCGAATAACTACAGTAATGTTAATATTCCTTCTA